In Halobacterium sp. CBA1132, a genomic segment contains:
- a CDS encoding urea ABC transporter permease, with product MGVGSFFDRLVEPFEGPNTIGNSRPFWIGFAVVLVGLFGYPIGFGTYAASSAALYLVYAILALSLSVVWGYTGILSFGQVAFFGVAGYSFGLISLNLSSALTTMLALPVAVILATIAAFVLGYFMFYGDVRNVYVTILTLVVTLVLNTFMAQTAGSEWTIGTVQLGGFNGIPAIPNLTFGVGGTAIALDDAAFYWFTLVVLLVVYLGLRALVNGRFGYAMVAAREDEDRTAMLGYDVRRIKLLVFGLGGAIAGLSGVLYASWGNYISPTVFGITFASIPVVWVTVGGRRSLLGAVVATVGLEWFRQQLSASGSQYAMIVVGVILLIAILFVPEGVVPRVKNVVLAARNRFQTTSDSVESTPE from the coding sequence ATGGGGGTCGGATCGTTCTTCGACCGGCTTGTCGAGCCCTTCGAAGGACCCAACACCATTGGCAACTCGCGCCCGTTCTGGATCGGGTTCGCCGTCGTACTCGTCGGCCTATTCGGGTACCCCATCGGCTTCGGTACCTACGCAGCCTCCAGTGCCGCGCTGTACCTCGTCTACGCGATTCTTGCACTCTCCCTTTCCGTTGTGTGGGGGTATACCGGCATCTTGAGCTTCGGGCAAGTGGCGTTCTTCGGTGTCGCGGGGTACTCGTTCGGGCTCATCAGCCTGAATCTATCGAGCGCACTCACGACGATGCTCGCGTTGCCCGTCGCCGTCATCCTAGCAACTATCGCCGCGTTCGTCCTCGGCTACTTCATGTTCTACGGCGATGTTCGCAACGTCTATGTCACCATCCTCACCCTCGTCGTCACGCTCGTCCTCAACACCTTCATGGCGCAAACCGCGGGGAGCGAGTGGACGATCGGAACCGTCCAGCTCGGCGGTTTCAACGGGATTCCCGCGATTCCGAACCTCACGTTCGGCGTTGGGGGGACCGCGATTGCACTCGACGACGCGGCGTTCTACTGGTTCACGCTCGTCGTACTATTGGTCGTCTATCTCGGTTTGCGCGCGCTCGTGAACGGTCGCTTCGGCTACGCGATGGTGGCCGCCCGCGAAGACGAAGACCGCACCGCGATGCTCGGCTACGACGTCCGCCGCATCAAACTACTGGTCTTCGGCCTCGGTGGCGCAATCGCCGGGCTTTCCGGCGTCCTATACGCGTCTTGGGGGAACTACATCAGTCCGACCGTCTTCGGCATCACGTTCGCGTCGATCCCCGTCGTCTGGGTGACTGTCGGTGGCCGGCGCTCGCTTCTCGGTGCCGTCGTCGCGACGGTTGGCCTCGAGTGGTTCCGCCAGCAACTCTCCGCTTCGGGGAGCCAGTACGCGATGATTGTTGTCGGTGTCATCCTACTGATCGCCATTCTGTTCGTCCCAGAAGGCGTCGTCCCACGCGTCAAGAACGTCGTTCTCGCCGCGCGGAACCGCTTCCAGACGACCAGCGACTCCGTGGAGAGTACACCCGAATGA
- a CDS encoding ABC transporter ATP-binding protein, translating to MTTTDTDTTTDESLPGGVREPPAVAATGPKTDTLLETDDLTKRFGGFTAIDDVDFSVGEGELRCLIGPNGAGKSTLLKLITGRHDATSGSIYYDGEDITDLRPHRRVDLGIGMKFQVPSVFEELTAFENMRLSVQRIHDTDLDAAIRTALERVDLADRADTPAGELSHGQQGRLEIGMAAALDPDLLLLDEPVAGLSVEERSEVADLVTGLNADGIAFIVIEHNIDFVANITDEVTVLHQGQVFREGSIEEIRADDEVRRIYLEGE from the coding sequence ATGACAACTACTGATACTGATACGACGACTGACGAATCGCTACCCGGTGGTGTCCGCGAACCCCCTGCAGTGGCGGCGACCGGGCCAAAGACCGACACGCTCCTAGAGACCGACGACCTCACGAAGCGCTTCGGTGGATTCACAGCCATCGACGACGTCGACTTCTCCGTCGGTGAAGGAGAGCTTCGCTGCCTCATCGGCCCGAATGGCGCCGGGAAATCAACGCTGTTGAAACTCATCACCGGTCGGCATGATGCGACGAGCGGGTCGATTTACTACGATGGCGAAGACATCACCGACCTCAGGCCGCACCGTCGGGTCGACCTCGGCATCGGGATGAAGTTTCAGGTGCCGTCGGTTTTCGAGGAGCTCACCGCCTTCGAGAACATGCGGTTGTCCGTACAACGCATCCACGATACGGACCTCGATGCAGCTATTCGGACCGCTCTCGAACGCGTCGACCTCGCGGACCGCGCAGACACTCCTGCGGGAGAGCTTTCGCACGGACAGCAGGGTCGCCTCGAAATTGGAATGGCCGCGGCGCTCGATCCCGACTTGTTGTTGCTCGACGAACCCGTCGCCGGCCTCTCCGTCGAGGAGCGGTCGGAAGTCGCGGACCTCGTCACCGGCTTGAACGCCGACGGTATCGCGTTCATCGTTATCGAGCACAACATCGACTTCGTCGCGAACATCACCGACGAGGTCACCGTCCTTCATCAAGGACAGGTCTTCCGCGAGGGGTCCATCGAGGAGATACGCGCCGACGATGAAGTTCGCCGTATCTACTTGGAGGGTGAGTAG
- a CDS encoding ABC transporter ATP-binding protein, with translation MTLLSCEALSVAYDTTLVLRDVDLSVEEGEIVGVMGKNGAGKSTLMKTLIGLLEPRSGVVSYRDEDLDGVSADERARRGIGYIPQGRDVFPDLTVEENLLVGETINEDSKGDLYDEVYEYFPILEERATQEAGTMSGGQQQMLAIARALVGNPDLLLLDEHSEGVQPSIVGEISENLRELNDDLGTTILFVEQNLGAIQDMADRCYAMKRGRIVDEVGRASLEDEDKIASHLAV, from the coding sequence GTGACACTCCTCTCATGTGAGGCCCTCTCCGTCGCCTATGATACGACGCTCGTACTCCGCGACGTCGATCTCTCCGTCGAGGAAGGCGAGATTGTCGGCGTAATGGGAAAGAACGGCGCAGGAAAGTCCACGCTGATGAAGACACTCATCGGACTACTGGAACCGCGGTCCGGCGTCGTCAGCTACAGGGACGAAGATCTCGACGGAGTATCCGCTGACGAGCGCGCACGCAGGGGCATCGGCTACATCCCACAGGGACGAGATGTCTTCCCGGACCTGACTGTCGAGGAAAACCTCCTCGTCGGAGAGACGATCAATGAGGATAGCAAGGGAGACCTCTACGACGAGGTCTACGAGTACTTCCCCATACTGGAAGAACGCGCCACCCAGGAAGCGGGAACGATGAGTGGCGGCCAACAGCAGATGCTCGCAATCGCGCGAGCGTTGGTTGGCAATCCGGATTTACTATTACTCGACGAGCACAGCGAGGGCGTCCAGCCGTCTATCGTGGGGGAGATCAGTGAGAACCTCCGGGAACTCAACGACGATCTTGGGACGACGATTCTCTTCGTCGAACAAAACCTCGGTGCAATCCAGGACATGGCGGACCGGTGTTACGCGATGAAACGTGGCCGTATCGTCGACGAAGTCGGGCGAGCCAGTCTGGAAGACGAAGACAAAATCGCGTCCCACCTCGCTGTTTGA
- a CDS encoding DEAD/DEAH box helicase, producing MATGDQSGSDVTANWSIDDPPSLDASTQSDATAHIQALQAHRFGATQSEQELLAVEELKDKVKLLDHQLSAAHRAITNMGRGLLFADEVGLGKTIEIGMVLKELDLRDTRDSFLVLTPAQLAPQWQQELDEKFDLDFVCNYDDEFQGFDAHNRIVASVDTAKSSRYIEDVLSRRWDALVLDEAHYVRNEDTNRYSLIEQIEYEEAFFATATPIQNDITDLYNIINLIRPGLLGTPSEFEERYVADGDGTQIKNADALQRKLDRVMIRNRREETDIDFTNREVRTNTFDPTAAEQELYGTVTNYVQSNYSSDDAKHLVLLLLQKEVVSSPSAVLGTVNKWLNGEGSTTVSKREREQLREIKQAANEIADTTKQQRLREVVTTIHDQLETTRIVVFTQFRQTQQEVAESVRKLDQPVHVVNGDCSSTEKEAIVSDFESEGGVLVATDSISEGRNMQFCNVMVNYDLPWNPMKVEQRIGRIDRIGQDRDVHVFNLALTGTVEEHVLDKLYGKINLFTQSIGGLREILSRMEKSGADFEREVFDRVRTADDRVELENNFEEMAVDLEENKEAAQKMSEFNKGVFDSFEFGSDDS from the coding sequence ATGGCAACGGGGGACCAATCCGGATCTGACGTTACCGCGAACTGGTCAATCGACGACCCACCTTCTCTCGACGCTTCGACGCAGTCCGACGCGACCGCTCACATTCAAGCGCTCCAAGCCCACCGCTTCGGAGCCACGCAAAGCGAACAGGAACTGCTCGCCGTCGAGGAGCTCAAAGATAAGGTCAAACTCCTCGACCACCAGCTCTCCGCCGCCCACCGCGCAATCACAAACATGGGCCGTGGACTACTGTTCGCCGACGAAGTCGGACTCGGGAAGACCATCGAAATCGGGATGGTGCTCAAAGAACTCGACTTACGGGATACGCGAGACAGCTTCCTCGTTCTCACACCCGCCCAGCTCGCCCCACAGTGGCAACAAGAACTTGACGAGAAGTTCGACCTCGACTTCGTCTGCAACTACGACGACGAATTCCAAGGCTTCGACGCCCACAACAGAATTGTCGCCAGCGTCGACACTGCGAAAAGCAGTCGGTACATTGAGGATGTTTTGAGTCGCCGCTGGGACGCGCTCGTCCTCGACGAGGCGCATTACGTCCGCAACGAGGACACAAACCGGTACTCTCTCATCGAGCAAATCGAATACGAGGAGGCCTTTTTCGCTACCGCAACTCCGATCCAGAACGACATCACCGATCTCTACAATATTATTAACCTCATTCGGCCAGGCTTGCTCGGCACACCGAGTGAATTCGAAGAACGATACGTGGCCGATGGCGACGGCACACAGATTAAGAACGCCGACGCTCTCCAACGGAAGCTCGATCGCGTGATGATTCGGAACCGGCGTGAAGAGACGGACATCGATTTCACGAACCGGGAAGTCCGCACGAACACGTTCGATCCCACGGCCGCCGAACAGGAACTGTACGGCACTGTCACGAACTACGTCCAATCAAACTACTCCAGTGACGACGCGAAACACCTCGTGCTCCTGCTCCTCCAGAAGGAAGTTGTGAGCAGCCCGAGCGCAGTCCTCGGGACGGTCAACAAATGGCTCAACGGCGAGGGCTCGACAACCGTCTCGAAGCGTGAACGCGAGCAACTCCGCGAGATCAAACAGGCGGCGAATGAAATCGCGGACACCACCAAACAACAACGGCTCCGTGAGGTCGTCACGACGATTCACGATCAACTCGAAACGACGCGCATTGTCGTGTTCACGCAGTTCCGACAGACCCAGCAGGAAGTCGCTGAAAGCGTACGCAAACTCGACCAACCAGTCCACGTGGTGAACGGGGATTGTTCGAGTACCGAGAAGGAGGCCATTGTCTCTGATTTCGAATCAGAGGGCGGCGTCCTCGTCGCTACAGACTCAATCAGTGAAGGGCGGAACATGCAGTTCTGTAACGTGATGGTGAACTACGATCTTCCCTGGAATCCGATGAAGGTCGAACAGCGAATCGGCCGTATCGACCGGATCGGACAAGACCGCGACGTCCACGTGTTCAACCTCGCACTAACTGGGACCGTCGAAGAACACGTCTTAGACAAACTCTACGGGAAAATCAACCTCTTCACACAGTCGATCGGTGGACTCCGGGAGATCCTGTCTCGGATGGAGAAATCCGGCGCTGACTTCGAACGAGAAGTCTTCGACCGCGTCCGTACCGCCGACGACCGCGTAGAACTCGAGAATAACTTCGAGGAGATGGCTGTCGACCTCGAGGAGAACAAGGAAGCAGCCCAGAAGATGAGCGAGTTCAACAAAGGCGTCTTCGACAGCTTCGAGTTCGGAAGTGATGACTCGTGA
- a CDS encoding RNA-guided endonuclease TnpB family protein: MADDYVRRTAITRLEVSDEQRNLLEDTISEWKRGCQLATDKAWNVCNAKSDVQPLAYDDVREHTDLGSQHAVLATHQAAQAITGCIERQSDGKKVSKPTFTAPTVKYDTRTMTLFDDDTVSLSTTENRVRCGLALPDADDGYQRQYLDSDEWRVTESTLTARDSDYFLHIGFRRPKTDAERDTAEDGTVLGVDLGIENLAVTSTAHFISGRELSHNLREFEKVRSGLQETGTRSSHRTLEQASGRELRYVRDVLHRASNAIVGEAFRFECDVIAFEDLTHIRERTGASWGHTWAFRELYEQVEYKAEAEGIAVKQVGSAYTSKRCAECGFTADENRLSRNDFRCVKCESEANADYNAAKNIGMRYVRRGQQSSRRTGDSQLALKSGTVTLSGGFTAHPDGFEAEFMDKPHPPRANPSG, encoded by the coding sequence GTGGCAGACGACTACGTGCGTCGGACGGCAATCACTCGTCTCGAAGTCTCAGACGAGCAACGCAACCTCCTCGAAGACACTATTTCCGAGTGGAAGCGTGGTTGCCAACTCGCCACGGACAAGGCGTGGAATGTCTGCAACGCCAAAAGCGACGTGCAGCCTCTCGCCTACGACGACGTGCGCGAACACACCGATCTCGGTAGTCAGCACGCGGTTCTCGCCACCCACCAAGCCGCACAAGCCATCACCGGCTGTATCGAACGACAGTCAGACGGCAAGAAAGTCAGTAAGCCAACCTTCACCGCACCCACGGTGAAGTACGACACCCGGACTATGACGCTGTTTGACGACGATACAGTGTCGCTCTCCACGACGGAGAACCGCGTTCGGTGTGGCCTTGCTCTACCCGATGCCGACGATGGATACCAACGACAGTACCTTGACTCGGATGAGTGGCGAGTCACGGAAAGCACTCTCACTGCCCGTGACAGCGACTACTTCTTGCACATTGGTTTCAGACGACCCAAGACCGACGCCGAACGAGACACCGCCGAGGACGGAACGGTTCTCGGGGTTGACCTCGGTATCGAAAACCTCGCCGTTACCAGCACAGCCCACTTCATTAGTGGACGAGAACTCTCTCACAATCTCCGAGAGTTCGAGAAAGTGCGTTCCGGACTCCAAGAAACCGGGACGCGAAGCTCCCACCGAACACTCGAACAGGCGAGTGGCCGCGAACTTCGCTACGTTCGAGACGTACTTCACCGAGCGTCGAATGCCATCGTGGGCGAAGCATTCCGGTTCGAGTGCGACGTGATCGCGTTCGAGGACTTGACGCACATCCGCGAGCGAACGGGGGCGTCGTGGGGGCACACGTGGGCGTTCCGCGAACTGTACGAGCAAGTGGAGTACAAAGCCGAAGCGGAAGGCATCGCGGTGAAGCAAGTCGGATCTGCGTACACGTCCAAGCGGTGTGCCGAGTGTGGGTTCACGGCAGACGAGAATCGCCTGTCGCGTAACGACTTCCGGTGCGTGAAGTGCGAGTCGGAAGCGAATGCAGACTACAACGCGGCGAAGAACATCGGGATGCGGTATGTCCGTCGAGGCCAACAGTCGTCTCGGCGGACGGGCGACAGTCAGCTTGCCCTGAAGTCTGGAACGGTGACGCTGAGTGGCGGTTTCACCGCCCACCCAGATGGGTTTGAGGCCGAGTTCATGGACAAGCCCCACCCTCCACGAGCGAACCCGTCAGGGTGA
- a CDS encoding restriction endonuclease, which produces MSQQQQPQWYQPGSIVESIRRAGEYDAITTELIVDVLATNELDVPRERIASLVETVRTQLAEDTATTEPAVDTDSLRDSSARIVSASDMAYLSAHDFARILGATLTRYEGTFQTPQAVDDCDVDLFWNRQHTTVAIKTAPTQPETARGEDIVHTVVEGNTTPATGRSASTIVIVSNTSFTDAAHDLAATHEITLIEQPTLDQWFTDNQLTHEVLGTILEYRDLTGEEYNDILDGLSPLPFDVQDVDPLEQQPTRIEAPATTLDRDFTAETTPTTDGPDTASGGHSSEADSAPDDDDVGSALNTAPDERGEHGVLYADPSEDGDADAFDRFTDELTEDSE; this is translated from the coding sequence ATGAGTCAACAGCAGCAACCACAGTGGTATCAGCCGGGCTCAATCGTCGAATCCATTCGACGAGCAGGCGAATACGACGCGATCACGACCGAGTTAATCGTAGACGTCCTCGCAACCAACGAACTTGACGTACCCCGTGAACGGATCGCATCCCTCGTTGAGACCGTCCGCACCCAACTTGCGGAGGATACAGCGACGACGGAACCAGCGGTTGACACGGATTCACTCCGAGATTCGTCGGCACGAATCGTGTCCGCCTCCGATATGGCGTATCTGAGCGCGCATGATTTCGCGCGGATCCTTGGAGCAACCCTCACTCGCTACGAGGGAACGTTCCAGACGCCACAGGCAGTCGATGATTGCGACGTCGATCTGTTCTGGAATCGCCAGCACACGACCGTCGCTATCAAAACTGCCCCCACTCAACCAGAGACCGCCCGAGGCGAGGACATCGTTCACACTGTCGTCGAAGGGAATACGACGCCTGCGACGGGGCGCTCTGCCTCAACGATCGTCATTGTCTCCAACACGTCGTTCACCGATGCCGCCCACGACCTAGCGGCAACCCACGAAATCACCCTCATCGAACAGCCGACACTCGACCAATGGTTTACCGACAACCAACTTACTCACGAGGTCCTGGGGACAATCCTTGAATACCGCGATCTCACCGGCGAAGAATACAACGACATCCTTGACGGGCTCTCACCGCTCCCATTTGATGTTCAGGACGTTGACCCGTTGGAACAGCAGCCGACGAGGATTGAAGCACCAGCAACTACCTTAGATCGAGACTTCACCGCGGAAACCACGCCGACGACGGATGGCCCAGACACAGCCAGCGGTGGCCACTCGTCAGAAGCCGACTCGGCACCCGACGACGACGATGTAGGCTCAGCGCTGAATACAGCCCCGGATGAACGTGGCGAGCACGGCGTCCTGTACGCAGACCCCAGTGAGGACGGTGACGCTGACGCATTCGATCGCTTTACGGATGAACTTACAGAGGACTCGGAATGA
- a CDS encoding DEAD/DEAH box helicase, producing MRRIVSTYVQLGVLRQQSDGTITVWQFGHDWHADEIDFKTFLWYGIKRAWVIDGGFPEGIDGLRAIHRILVHSDGPLERGEIEQHLVDEHEYEFNDQKIRGFPTLLANLGAARQTDAGYVATTPTDRWQDRLRNADLLPTFERWLKQEGANVDPPSDTVKRDLAKYYIYRESGGHGRHRQLFDTFRRDYLKKTAYENDVSQPTIRRAEKYVEAENKRGQLRDQIREQFPSFTGDSLSGLSTSVLERIAGAADEAEAYRVKSSAGAGLSRADFERWAGADRPSYSFPDHFDLYDWQQEAAQQWLTPSDAAASRTPEQGIARVVTGAGKTVMALEVLRRWLNDHPEGVVTILVPTKVLMHQWLEELVEKLNVPADDVGWAGGGHKDRFENDHRILVSIVNSAVKDDFLGDTLAAANVEEHLLVADECHRYTGDTFSNVFEYPRTASLGLSATPLSDPGEDDHSESDELLLSELGDIYYELTYDEGIARNLIPEFKVRYVGFDLTDAERTTYNRLSEKVSDAVSDIEMRYGNRIYDLNGSFSQKLQTIANSVDGPTPAVSDFFRYTQERRELVADAIGRQAISLSLLRETVSESRKAIVFQERIKQLERMVASAESRGRNYRTGDISTEYGDRQHLYEKYPGLEKADQALEDLFFDADYRPVMYHSGHRSDAWNDFAVEWFDDDGFANVMLSVKALIEGVDVPNADVGIVRVSSGSVRQRIQTLGRVLRTGDDPTNTSELFVLYARDTVDEKIFSDYDWDEQLSTADVSHLVWDPDGDWEAGDWDPDTPFWDCVRDPTDEELPEPNTRRPVPDTADLSVGDQYPGPRDGYRFSVDADGQPFEKTADGRQYIRHQIAEDIAATVHEQKGGGTVIVNDANHALMMNNGKAVFLGIVDPNEFEYTTADADSVLGTVDNSELDELL from the coding sequence ATGCGGCGGATCGTCTCGACGTACGTTCAACTCGGTGTCCTCCGCCAACAATCAGACGGAACGATCACCGTCTGGCAATTCGGCCACGATTGGCACGCCGACGAAATCGACTTCAAGACTTTCCTCTGGTATGGGATCAAGCGCGCATGGGTGATCGATGGCGGCTTCCCGGAGGGGATCGATGGCCTTCGAGCGATCCACCGCATTCTGGTGCACAGTGACGGCCCACTCGAGCGCGGAGAAATCGAACAGCACCTCGTCGACGAGCACGAGTACGAGTTCAACGACCAGAAGATCCGTGGCTTCCCAACACTGCTCGCGAACCTCGGGGCCGCACGGCAAACCGATGCTGGATATGTCGCCACGACCCCAACGGACCGATGGCAAGACCGGCTCCGGAACGCTGACTTGCTCCCGACGTTCGAACGATGGCTCAAGCAAGAAGGAGCCAACGTAGACCCGCCTTCGGACACGGTGAAACGAGACCTGGCGAAATACTACATTTACCGGGAATCTGGCGGACATGGCCGGCACCGCCAGCTCTTCGATACGTTCCGACGGGATTACCTCAAGAAGACGGCCTACGAAAACGACGTCTCACAGCCGACGATCCGTCGTGCCGAGAAGTACGTTGAGGCCGAAAACAAGCGTGGACAGCTACGTGACCAGATTCGCGAGCAATTCCCGTCATTCACCGGTGATAGCTTGTCTGGCCTGTCGACGAGCGTCCTTGAGCGAATTGCGGGTGCGGCTGACGAAGCAGAAGCTTATCGGGTGAAATCCTCTGCAGGTGCCGGCCTGTCCCGGGCTGACTTCGAACGCTGGGCCGGCGCGGATCGCCCCAGCTATTCGTTCCCCGACCACTTCGACCTCTATGACTGGCAACAGGAAGCCGCCCAACAGTGGCTCACTCCATCCGACGCGGCTGCAAGCCGTACGCCGGAGCAAGGGATCGCGAGAGTGGTGACTGGCGCTGGGAAAACGGTGATGGCGCTTGAGGTGCTTCGTCGCTGGCTCAACGACCACCCCGAGGGCGTTGTGACGATTCTCGTCCCGACGAAGGTCCTCATGCACCAGTGGTTAGAGGAACTCGTCGAGAAACTGAACGTCCCAGCCGATGACGTCGGCTGGGCTGGCGGCGGTCACAAAGACCGCTTCGAGAACGACCATCGAATTCTCGTCAGCATCGTCAACTCCGCCGTGAAAGACGACTTCCTCGGGGACACGCTCGCCGCTGCGAACGTAGAGGAGCACCTCTTAGTGGCCGACGAATGCCACCGCTATACGGGAGACACCTTCTCGAACGTCTTCGAGTATCCTCGCACAGCGTCGCTCGGCCTTTCCGCAACACCACTGTCCGACCCGGGAGAAGACGACCACTCGGAAAGCGACGAACTCCTCTTGTCTGAACTCGGCGACATCTACTACGAACTCACCTACGACGAGGGAATCGCCCGAAATCTGATCCCCGAATTCAAAGTCCGGTACGTCGGGTTTGATCTAACGGATGCGGAACGGACGACCTACAATCGGCTTAGCGAGAAGGTCAGCGACGCAGTTTCTGACATTGAGATGCGGTACGGGAATCGGATTTACGATCTGAACGGCAGTTTTTCGCAGAAGCTGCAGACGATCGCTAACTCAGTTGATGGGCCAACGCCGGCGGTCTCGGACTTCTTCCGGTACACGCAGGAACGACGCGAATTGGTGGCAGACGCAATCGGCCGGCAAGCGATCTCGTTGTCGCTGCTGCGAGAGACGGTCTCCGAGTCACGGAAAGCAATCGTCTTCCAGGAACGAATCAAGCAACTCGAACGAATGGTCGCGTCAGCAGAATCACGCGGCCGGAACTATCGAACAGGCGACATCTCAACGGAGTACGGAGACCGCCAGCACCTCTACGAAAAATACCCCGGCCTCGAAAAAGCTGACCAAGCGCTAGAAGACCTGTTCTTCGACGCGGACTATCGCCCAGTGATGTATCACTCCGGGCACCGAAGCGACGCCTGGAACGACTTCGCAGTAGAGTGGTTCGACGACGACGGATTCGCCAACGTCATGCTCAGCGTCAAAGCACTGATCGAGGGAGTAGACGTCCCGAATGCCGACGTCGGCATCGTACGCGTGTCATCTGGCAGCGTCCGACAACGCATCCAGACACTCGGCCGCGTCCTTCGTACTGGAGATGACCCCACCAATACCTCCGAGCTATTCGTCCTCTACGCGCGAGATACAGTTGACGAGAAGATATTCAGCGACTACGACTGGGACGAACAACTCTCGACGGCAGACGTCTCACACTTAGTATGGGATCCAGACGGCGACTGGGAAGCCGGCGATTGGGACCCCGACACACCGTTCTGGGACTGCGTCCGCGACCCAACAGACGAAGAACTGCCAGAACCAAACACACGCCGTCCGGTTCCGGATACAGCTGACCTCTCAGTCGGTGACCAGTATCCGGGTCCACGGGATGGCTACCGATTCAGCGTTGACGCCGACGGCCAGCCGTTCGAGAAAACGGCAGACGGCCGCCAGTATATTCGCCACCAGATAGCAGAAGACATCGCCGCAACGGTACACGAACAGAAGGGCGGCGGCACCGTCATCGTCAACGACGCCAATCACGCACTGATGATGAACAACGGCAAAGCAGTATTCCTCGGCATCGTCGACCCCAACGAATTCGAATACACAACCGCCGATGCTGATTCGGTACTTGGTACCGTCGACAACAGCGAACTCGACGAACTCCTCTAA
- a CDS encoding YeiH family protein gives MSVTGSDLRGMLLREFVPGVVVLGVFAVVARVVGARVPFVTPLVLAVGLGLAVGNSVSLPARVRAGVQTYDWWLAAGIVLMGARISFGTLLDNGVVLLGVTIGAVAVTVVLVEVLSRLVFDIPGELGSLLAAGAGICGVSAVVGVAGSIRAEEEHIAYAAATVLLFDVVTLFVYPALGGVLGLSDQVFGIWAGVTMFSTGPVTAAGFTMSETAGEWATVTKLTRNIFLGVLVGGYSLVYADAGKYDGFSMRALWESFPKFVLGFLAVMVLTSTSLVSAPIVEGVSAVYRWLFLVAFAGLGLSIDIGAFRKTGVQPVAILATTLVLVSTATLALLRFLL, from the coding sequence ATGAGTGTTACAGGATCTGATTTACGTGGGATGTTGCTGAGGGAGTTTGTGCCGGGGGTGGTGGTGCTGGGTGTGTTCGCGGTGGTTGCGAGAGTTGTTGGGGCGAGGGTGCCGTTTGTGACGCCGCTTGTGCTGGCTGTTGGCCTCGGATTGGCGGTGGGGAATTCTGTGTCACTTCCAGCGCGAGTGCGAGCTGGCGTTCAGACGTATGATTGGTGGCTTGCGGCGGGGATTGTGCTGATGGGTGCTCGCATCTCCTTTGGAACGCTGTTGGACAACGGCGTGGTCTTACTCGGAGTGACGATTGGGGCGGTCGCGGTAACGGTTGTGCTTGTGGAGGTGTTGAGCCGGTTGGTTTTCGATATTCCCGGTGAGCTTGGGTCGTTGTTGGCTGCTGGCGCCGGTATCTGTGGTGTCTCCGCGGTTGTTGGGGTGGCTGGGAGTATCCGCGCTGAGGAGGAGCATATCGCGTATGCGGCTGCGACCGTCCTCCTGTTTGATGTCGTGACACTGTTCGTCTACCCAGCACTCGGCGGGGTGCTTGGGTTGAGCGACCAAGTATTCGGCATCTGGGCTGGGGTGACGATGTTCAGTACGGGCCCGGTGACTGCGGCCGGGTTCACGATGTCGGAAACTGCTGGGGAGTGGGCGACGGTGACGAAACTGACGCGGAATATCTTCCTCGGCGTGCTCGTCGGGGGGTACTCGCTCGTCTACGCTGACGCCGGCAAGTACGATGGGTTCTCGATGCGGGCGCTCTGGGAGTCGTTCCCGAAATTTGTCCTCGGATTTCTGGCGGTGATGGTACTGACCTCGACCTCGTTGGTTTCGGCGCCGATCGTTGAGGGAGTGAGTGCTGTCTACCGGTGGTTGTTCTTGGTTGCGTTTGCGGGGCTTGGACTTAGCATCGATATTGGGGCGTTCCGGAAGACGGGCGTGCAGCCGGTTGCGATTCTGGCAACCACGCTGGTGTTGGTTAGCACTGCGACCTTAGCCCTTCTCAGATTCTTGCTGTGA